One genomic window of Terriglobales bacterium includes the following:
- a CDS encoding 2Fe-2S iron-sulfur cluster-binding protein, which produces MPSLKINGIETEVEHGMSVLDAARFLGLPIPTLCHDDGLTPAGACRLCVVEVERNGTRKLLSACTLPAEDGLVVWTHSERVERARRLLLELYVATCPSSKRIQDLASRYGANICRYDAEHEICIQCGLCVRMCEQQMMAGAIGFAGRGSNRRVSRPFDMTSDRCRQCGACLYICPVCELRCAGPQADTTLCSGCLNFATVCLQSYDHAMCSLDPCHACELSGPFRPDVRVKNELLKIPTGELK; this is translated from the coding sequence GTGCCCAGTCTGAAGATCAACGGCATCGAGACCGAGGTGGAACACGGCATGAGCGTGCTCGACGCGGCGCGCTTCCTGGGGCTGCCCATTCCCACGCTCTGCCACGACGACGGGCTCACTCCCGCCGGTGCCTGCCGCCTGTGCGTGGTCGAGGTGGAGCGTAACGGTACGCGCAAGCTGCTGAGCGCCTGCACGCTGCCGGCCGAGGACGGCCTGGTGGTGTGGACGCACTCCGAGCGCGTGGAGCGTGCGCGGCGCCTGCTGCTGGAGCTGTATGTTGCCACCTGTCCCTCGTCCAAGCGCATCCAGGACCTGGCCTCCCGCTACGGCGCCAACATATGCCGCTACGACGCCGAGCACGAGATCTGCATCCAGTGCGGGCTTTGCGTGCGCATGTGCGAGCAGCAGATGATGGCCGGGGCCATCGGGTTCGCCGGGCGCGGCAGCAACCGGCGCGTCTCCCGTCCCTTCGACATGACTTCCGACCGCTGCCGCCAGTGCGGCGCCTGCCTCTACATCTGCCCGGTGTGCGAGTTGCGCTGCGCCGGACCGCAGGCCGACACCACGCTGTGCAGCGGCTGCCTGAACTTCGCCACCGTTTGCTTGCAGAGCTACGACCACGCCATGTGCTCTCTGGATCCGTGCCACGCCTGCGAGCTGAGCGGGCCGTTCCGTCCCGACGTCCGCGTCAAGAACGAACTTCTCAAGATTCCGACAGGAGAACTCAAATGA